Proteins found in one Muntiacus reevesi chromosome 2, mMunRee1.1, whole genome shotgun sequence genomic segment:
- the FUT1 gene encoding galactoside alpha-(1,2)-fucosyltransferase 1, which produces MWAPSHRHLCLIFLLACVFACVFVLLIHHYLFHSGLDLSLLCPDRSRVTSPVAILCLNPNTTFSCPKHPTSVSGTWTIDPKGRFGNQMGQYATLLALAQLNGRQAFIQPSMHAVLAPVFRITLPVLAPEVDRHAPWQELELHDWMSEEYTHLKEPWLKLTGFPCSWTFFHHLREQIRSEFTLHQHLRQEAQRSLSGLRLPRTGDRPSTFVGVHVRRGDYLEVMPLHWKGVVGDRAYLQQAMDWFRARHEAPVFVVTSNGMEWCRENIDTSRGDVIFAGDGQEDAPGKDFALLTQCNHTIMTIGTFGFWAAYLAGGDTVYLANFTLPDSSFLKIFKPEAAFLPEWVGINADLSPLQM; this is translated from the coding sequence ATGTGGGCTCCCAGCCACCGTCACCTCTGTCTGATCTTCCTGCTAGCCTGTGTTTTTGCCTGCGTCTTCGTCCTCCTCATCCACCACTACCTCTTTCACAGTGGCTTAGACCTGTCCCTGCTGTGTCCAGATCGTAGCCGGGTGACCTCCCCCGTGGCCATCCTCTGCCTGAACCCCAACACCACCTTTTCCTGTCCCAAGCATCCTACCTCTGTCTCAGGAACTTGGACTATCgaccccaaaggccggtttgggAACCAGATGGGGCAGTACGCCACGTTGCTGGCCCTGGCCCAGCTCAATGGCCGCCAGGCCTTCATCCAGCCCTCCATGCACGCCGTCCTGGCCCCCGTGTTCCGCATCACGCTGCCTGTGCTGGCGCCTGAGGTAGACAGACACGCTCCTTGGCAGGAGCTGGAGCTTCATGACTGGATGTCAGAGGAGTACACCCACTTGAAGGAGCCTTGGCTGAAGCTCACGGGCTTCCCCTGCTCCTGGACCTTCTTCCATCACCTCCGGGAGCAGATCCGCAGCGAGTTCACCCTGCACCAGCACCTGCGGCAGGAGGCCCAGCGCTCACTGAGTGGGCTCCGCCTCCCCCGCACCGGGGACCGCCCGAGCACCTTCGTGGGTGTCCACGTGCGCCGCGGGGACTACCTAGAGGTGATGCCCCTCCACTGGAAGGGTGTGGTGGGGGACCGCGCTTACCTCCAACAGGCTATGGACTGGTTCCGGGCCCGGCACGAAGCCCCCGTCTTTGTGGTCACTAGCAATGGCATGGAGTGGTGCCGGGAAAACATTGACACCTCCCGGGGGGATGTGATCTTCGCCGGAGACGGGCAGGAGGATGCGCCCGGCAAGGACTTTGCGCTGCTCACGCAGTGCAACCACACCATCATGACCATTGGCACCTTTGGCTTCTGGGCCGCCTACCTGGCTGGTGGAGACACCGTCTACCTGGCCAACTTCACCCTGCCTGATTCCAGCTTCCTGAAGATCTTTAAACCTGAGGCTGCCTTCCTGCCTGAGTGGGTGGGCATTAATGCTGACTTGTCTCCGCTCCAAATGTAG
- the FGF21 gene encoding fibroblast growth factor 21, whose protein sequence is MGWDGAKFKHLGLRVPVLAVLLLGTCQAHPIPDSSPLLQFGGQVRQRYLYTDDAQETEAHLEIRADGTVVGAARQSPESLLELKALKPGIIQILGVKTSRFLCQGPDGKLYGSLQFDPKACSFRELLLEDGYNVYQSETLGLPLRLPPQRSSNRDPAPRGPARFLPLPGLPPAPPDPSGILAPEPPDVGSSDPLSMVGPLYGRSPSYIS, encoded by the exons ATGGGCTGGGACGGGGCCAAGTTCAAGCACTTGGGACTGCGGGTCCCTGTGCTGGCTGTCCTTCTGCTAGGAACCTGCCAGGCGCATCCCATTCCGGACTCCAGCCCCCTCCTCCAGTTTGGGGGCCAAGTTCGCCAGCGGTACCTCTACACGGATGATGCCCAGGAGACAGAGGCCCACCTGGAGATCAGGGCCGATGGCACAGTGGTGGGGGCAGCCCGCCAGAGCCCTGAAA GTCTCTTGGAGCTGAAAGCCCTGAAACCAGGCATCATTCAGATCTTGGGAGTTAAAACATCCAGGTTTCTATGTCAGGGGCCAGATGGGAAGCTATACGGATCG CTGCAGTTTGACCCCAAAGCCTGCAGCTTCCGGGAGCTGCTTCTTGAAGACGGATACAACGTCTACCAGTCGGAGACCCTGGGCCTTCCGCTCCGCCTGCCGCCCCAGCGCTCGTCCAACCGGGACCCGGCCCCGCGGGGACCTGCTCGCTTCCTGCCGCTGCCCGGCCTGCCCCCGGCGCCCCCGGATCCTTCAGGGATCTTGGCCCCGGAGCCTCCCGACGTGGGCTCCTCGGATCCCCTGAGCATGGTGGGACCCTTGTATGGCCGAAGCCCCAGTTATATTTCCTGA